The Bacillus sp. F19 DNA segment TGTCCTCAATCAGTTCAAGTGTCGCTTTGAAATGCGGATCTTCTTTACCAAGCCGTTCAATAATGACTTCTATTTCCTTTCTCAATTGATGATGCTCCTGCCCAGGAACCGTCCGAATATCAAGTGTAGTCATACATTGTGCAGGAACTACATTGATTTGCGGTTCTCCCTTAACTGGTGCTTGTATGATAGTTGGTGTAATGCTCGGCCAGCCAAGATACGGATGTTCCCCCATCCGATCTTTTTCTCTTTGTTCCAATTGATCCAATTCCACTATTAATTTAGCCATGCGTGTATTGGGATTAATTCCAGTAAGCGGCATCGCACCATGGGCCATTTTTCCGTACGTTTTAAGTACGATGCGCATCGCCCCTTTTTGTGTAATACAGAGCTGATTCTCCTCAGGTTCACAGATAATGGCTCCATCAACTCCATCTGCCCAGCCTTTTTTAATAAAATCTTTAATTCCGATCATCATTCCCTCTTCGTCGCAGGGGATACAAAGGATCATTTTCCCTTTAAAGGCAGCGCCTGATTTTTTTATAGAATGAACAGCAGAAATGGCAGCAGCAAGGTTCCCTTTCGTATCACAAGAACCTCTTCCATAAATTCTGCCATTACTGACTTCTCCGCCAAAAGGATCATATGTCCATGAATCAATATCTCCTTCAGTTACAACATCTGTATGCCCTTCAAATAAAAGAGTTTTTCCTGGGAGACCAGAGTCATAAACTGCAATAACATTTGGCCGTCCTGGCACCACTTCTTCATAATAAACATCTAATCCGATGTTCTTAAGGTATTCAACTATGAAACGGGCAACCTTTTCTTCGTTTCCACCCTCGACATTTGGACGATAGACACTTTGTATACGAATAAGACTCCTTGTCAGTTCAATCACTTCTTTTTTATCAATAAAAGGAAGAATAGATTCTATTGCTGCTGTCATTGCAATCGTCCTTTCTTAATGAGATTCATTGATTTCTTTACTTGATGGAAAGCCTTCAATTCCTTCAGCATTCTGAACAGCGAGGATGACTGCTTCTGCCAAAATGTCAGCAGCAATCGTCCCAATCAGGTCAACTGATGCACTCATATCGCCTGTACTCAAAGAAAAGATCGTGTCTCCATCAAACATCGTATGCACAGGATAGATGGTTCTAGCTAATCCATTTTGTGCCATGGACGCTACCTTAGAGGCCTGTGATTTAGTTAACTTCGCATTGCAAGCAACAACCCCTATTGTTGTATTTGTACCAGGCTTTAAGGGGATGGCAGGCTGTTCTAGCATCCATTCTAAACTGCTCTTTATTTTCCCCTGATCATCTCTGGCACCGGCAATGACTTCTCCCGTTTCGGGATTTCGAATTTCCCCCATCGCATTTACTGCAACAATGGCTCCTACAACTAAACCATTTGGAAAAACTTTAGACGCGGAACCTAGCCCGCCTTTCATTGCCCGATGGTGGCCAGCCACTTTTCCAACCGTAGCCCCGCAACCCGCTCCTGAATTACCTAATGGAAAATATCCTCTTTTGGCGTTTAATGCCGCCTTATAACCCATTTTCTGATCCGGACGAACAGAAGGGTCCCCTACAGGCATATCAAACAGGACAGCTGACGGCACAATCGGAACCACTCCTGCACCTACATCCAGTCCAATACCTTTCTTTTCCAAAAACTGCATAACACCACTTGCTGCATCAAGACCATAGGCACTTCCTCCCGCCAGACAGATACTGTGAACCCGGTCTACAAGGTTCACTGGATTAAGTAAATCTGTTTCCCTTGTTCCAGGAGCTGAACCTCTAACATCTACACCGCATACAGCACCTTTCTCCAACAATAAAACGGTACAGCCCGTATAACCTAAATTATCCTCTTCATTCCCGACTTTAACGCCAGGAACGTCTGTTATGTTATGAAACCGTTCCACTACAATTCTCCAGAAATCTTTGATTTCTTGTTTCCGCTATGGTCAAGCTTTTTCCATGCAACAACCACTGCCAGGGTAATGATCACGGAAACAATTGCTTCCGGTATTCCGTTTGTTACAGCAATCGTAACCGCGACACCTGGAGCAATATATCCTCTAATGACCGCCATTGTCAAAACAAGCAGCGTATTTGTAAACGCTCCTACAAATCCCGCCACCCCAATAGCGGCATACTCGTTGACTCTCTTCAAGGAAATGTAAGATAAATAGGCTGTTACTCCAATAAATAATCGCGGCAGTATAGCAACCAGCGGGTCTTTAAATAACGGAATAGTTGCATCAAGGAACGAAGACACACCGAAGATCAGTCCAATGACCAGTCCAACAAACGGGCCTTGCATGACTCCTCCAATGATTGCCGGGACATGCATGATGGTAGCGTTCCCTGCTGCAGTAGGAACAGGAATAAAACCTAATCGGGTGACACCAAGCAAAATAGCTACTGCTCCTAATACTCCAGCAATGACAATCTTTCTAGTGGTTAGACCTTTTTCCATTCGATTACCCTCCTTATTTTTTTCAGACTGATAGAATGGTATTGCATTTTTAATAAAATCTAATAGGGAAATGGAAATGCCAATAATAGAATAGTAAACAGGATACAGAAAAGAAGTGCACTATAATCCCTGGTTTGAGCTTTATACTTTGTGTAAATTGACCGTTCACTCCCTGGGGTATAGCATCTGGATTCCATAGCAAGCACTAAATCTTCAGCCCTCGCCATCGCAACATTGAATAATGGAATGATAATCGGAAATACATCCTTGGTTCGCTGGATAATTCTCCACCATGCACCTGTGCCGAATTCTGCCCCTCTTGAGGCTTGGGCTTTCATCATTTTTTCCATTTCCATTGCAAATGTAGGAACAAATCGAATCGCAATCGTAATGATTAAAGCAAATTCATGAACCGGAAACTTTACATGCTTCAAAGGTCTTAAAAGACTTTCAATCCCATGTGTAATTTGTGTGGTCGAAGTGCTTAACGTTAATACACTGCTTAAAAAAATGATTTCAATAAATCGAAGGGCTGAAACGATTACCAGACGAATGCTGTCACTTGTTATAAGAATAAATCCATAATCCACAAAAACCGTTCCGCCTGAAGCAATCTCGCTATAGAATAACAGCTGCAATACCGCTAATATTAAAATGAAAGGTACAGCGGGCTTGACTCCTGACAAACCATAGCTAATCGGAATACGAGACATATAAAATAAATAACATGCAAAAGCAAGCGCGATTATGTTTCCACCGTAGCTGTCACAAATAGCCATTGCAATGACAAGGATGGTAAATGCTAAGAGCTTGATGCGAGGATCCATACGATGAATGAGTGAACCTGTCGGCAAATACTGCCCGATGGTAATATTTCGGGTTAACTCGAATTCAACACTTGCCATTTTCCTCACCTCCTATTTGACTGAATAACAGAAACCAATTCTTTTGCTGCAGCCTCTATTTCGTATGCATTAAGATTGACAGTATATCCCCGTTCTTTTAGCTGCGACAGAATCTCCACTGTTTGCGGTGCTCCAATATGATGTTTTGCCAGGGTTTCAGAATTACCGAAAATGTTTCCTGGTGTTCCTTCAATCAGATTTCTTCCCTCTGCTAAAACGTAAATTCTATTTGCTAAATACGCCACTTCCTCCATGTTGTGAGAGACGAAAATGACTGTCATGTTTTCCTTTTTGTTCAACTGAACGATTTGCTCCAAAAGTTCCTGTCTTGACCTTGGATCGAGGCCTGCTGTCGGTTCGTCCAACACTAAAATTTCAGGCTTCAAAGACAGCACTCCGGCCAGAGCGACTTTTCTTTTTTGACCCCCGCTTAAGGCATAGGCTGCTCGGTCTTTCAGATCTTCAAAGGAAAGACCAACCAATTCCATTGCCCATTTCACACGGTCTCTTACTTCATTTAAAGGAAGTCCCATTTTTAATGGTCCATAAGCAATATCATCACCGATCAATTTTTCAAAAATCTGATCCTCTGGATTCTGAAACACAAGGCCTACCTTTCTCCGCAATGCTTTCACATCAATTTTTGGATTAGACAAATGCTTTCCGTCCACTATTACATCACCCTGCTGGGGACGCATCAGCCCATTAAAGTGCTGAATTAAAGTCGATTTTCCGGATCCTGTATGCCCTATAATTGCTATGCATTCCCCCTTTTCAACACGTAAACTGACTCCTGAGAGGGCCTTGTGTTCAAGAGGTGTCTTTTCCATATAGATATGATGTAAGTCCTTCACTTCAAGAATGGGAAATTCACTCAACCTGCATACACCCCTCTTTTAGCTGATAAACGGATGACCTCTTGAATGATCTCGTCATTATGAATCAAATCTGCCTTATATTCATTGTCATATTTATGAATCAGCCTTGCTAATTGGCTGGCTACCGGGACATCGAGCTGCAATCGATGCAGCAGTTCATACTGCTGAAAAATTTCTCTTGGTGCACCATCCATTACGATTTGACCTTTTTCAATGACAATAACCCGGCTTGCTTCAGCTACCTCTGACATATGGTGGGTTACAGTAATGATCGTCATTCCGTCGTTATTAAGCTTGCGGACGACATCCAGTATATCTCTTCTTCCATAAGTGTCCAGCATACTGGTTGCTTCATCCAGGACAATGCAATCAGGCTTCATCGCAAGGATACCCGCTATAGCAACCCGCTGCTTTTGGCCTCCTGAGAGATGATGAGGAGGGCGTTTCCGAAATTCACTCATCCCAACCGCTTCTAATGCAAAATCAATTCTTGCCTTTATTTCTGAAGCAGGTACTCCGATATTCTCCAGCCCAAAGGCCACATCATCTTCAACAATAGTCGAGACAATCTGGTTATCGGGATGCTGAAAGACCATCCCTACTTTTTGACGGATCTCACGGAGCAGTCCGCCATCTCTGGTATTTAAACCATCCACATAAATATCGCCCAGATGAGGTTTAAGAATTCCGTTAAGATGCTTGGACAGCGTTGATTTTCCAGAGCCATTATGCCCGATTATCGCCACATATTCACCCGGATGTACATCAAAGGCAACGTTCTGCAGAACGGGAACAGTCTTTTGGTTATTAATTGTATATTCAAATGAAATTTCATCTATTTGGATGAATGGTTTACTCATTACACTCCCCTTCCCCCGTCAACATTCATGATTTCCCCAGTAACAGCCCTGGCGAGATCAGAAGCTAGATATAGTGCCGCTTGGGCAATATCCTCCGGCTGAATTAACGTACCTAAAGGAACACTATCAAGAAAGATTTTCTTTTTATCTTCTTCTACTTTTAGCGAATCGCCAGGTAAAAACCTCTCTAGCATTGGTGTTTCAGCAGGGCCTGGATTAATGGCATTGACCCGTATTTTAAAAGGAGCCAATTCTAATGCCAATGCCTTGGTTAACATAATCGCTGCTCCTTTAGATGCACAATATGCATTTAATCCAGGCCTTGCCCGTATTCCTGCAATCGATGCGATATTTATAATCGATCCTTTTTCCTTTCTTTTCATAATAGGAACAAGATGGCGAGTGGTTAGAAAAATGGAGTTCAAATTAACCGACATAATTTTATCCCATTCACTCAAGCTCATTTCTTCAATCGGGGTAAAGAATTGCGGAACGCCAGCACAATTAATCAGTACATCTATATCTTCAAATTCATTAAATGCCTCTTTGACAAGATTTTGGACACTTTCGTCATCTCCTACATCTGTGTGAACCGTCTTAACGTGTCCTATTCGATCTATTTCTTTCGCCGTCTGGTCTGCTGCATCTTTATTTATGTCAGATAGAACCACGTTTGCCCCTTGTGCTGCAAACAATTTGGCTGCAGCTTTTCCCATACCTGATCCCGCACCTGTAATTATGGCTGTTTTTGCTTCTAACAATCGTGCAGTCACAGGTTCATCACCACCATTCGTTCATCTGTCATTTCTTGAATCGCATAGTACGGCCCTTCCTTCCCAAGGCCGCTGTTTTTCACTCCCCCATAAGGCATAACGTCATTGCGATAAGTGGATACATCATTAATAATGACGCCACCGTATTCCAGAACTTTTGCCGCCCTCATTGCCAGCTGCAAATCACGTGTGAAAATTCCTGCCTGTAAACCATACTCTGATTGATTAGCCGAATGAAATGCCTCTTCAATATCTTGATAAGGGATGATACAAACGATCGGGGCAAAGACTTCTTTACATACCACCTTCATGGCAGGATTCGTGTCAACAAGTACCACTGGATATAAAATCGCCCCTTCCCTCTTTAATGGAAGCAAAGATTGGGCTCCTTGTTCCATGGCTTCTCTCACCCATTCCTCTGATCGAATAGCGTCTTTTTCACTGATCATCGGGCCCACATCTGTTTCTGTTTTTTCAGGATCGCCGACTATCAGCTGCTGAACATGTGATAAGTAGTTTTCCGTAAACTCTTTTAATACCGATTGATGGACATATAAGCGCTGTACAGCTATACAGGCTTGTCCAGCATTATGAAAACTTCGGCTAGCTGTCAGTTTTGCAGCAAGATTGAGATCTGCATCATGATGAACAATATTTGGAGAATTGTTTCCCAGTTCAAGCGCTACAGGCCTCAGTCCGCTTCGTTCTTTAATATGCTTGCCTACTTCACCAGAACCCGTAAACGTATACATGGCAATTCGTTCATCTTCCAATAGCCATTCACCCACTTCACTTCCTGCTCCGGTTATGATGTTCACATATCCCTTAGGAAGACCTGCCTCTTCTAAGAGTTCTACTAGCTGAAAGGTTGCAAGAGGAGTTGAAGTTGCAGGCTTAATAACAATGGTGTTTCCAGCCGCAAGAGCGGGCGCTATTTTATGGACGCCCAATAATAAAGGATAATTGAATGGGGTAATCACTCCTATGACCCCTTTAGGAACACGAATGGTAAATCCCAGACGGTTATCTGAGCCTTCTGTCGCCTGAAGAGGAATCATTTCACCTGCGATTCGTTTAGCTTCTTCAGCAGACAAACGAATCGTGTTAATCGTGCGATCCAGTTCCCCTGTTGCATCTTTGCGTGTTTTTCCAACCTCTCTTACTAATGAAATCTCAAAATCCTCTCGTCTTTGTTCCATTAAATCTGCTGCTTTTGATAGAATATTAGATCGTTGATAGGCAGTTAATTTGTCTGATTTAAAGATTTTTTCAGCTGCACTCACGGCTTGATTCACATGTTGTTTTTCCGCTTTAGAGATTGATGCAATCACTTCACCTGTGTACTTATGGTAGACAGGAATATGATGGACTGTGTAAATTTGTTCTCCATTAATGTATAAATGGAAGTTTTTATGATTCAGCATGGAAGTTTGTGTCTCAGTCATCATTTTCATCTCCTTATATAGAATTCATGCTCATTTTGGTCATTTGCTGGTGAATCGCTTCTCCAAATTCACTTGTCGAATTTTTACCGCCGAGATCAGGGGTAGACACTTTTTGTTCAAGAAGAACCTCTTCAATAGAAGAAACGATCAAGTCGCCTATATCAGAAAAGCCAAGATGCTCCATCATTAAGCTAATACTCCAGATTTGTGCAATAGGATTGGCAATTCCTTTTCCGGCGATGTCAGGTGCAGAACCATGAATCGGTTCGAACATCGACGGATAGTTTTTTTCCGGATTAATGTTTCCAGAAGGCGCAAGACCAAGGCCACCGACAATGGCTGCGCCCAGATCAGTTAATATATCGCCAAACAGGTTGCTGCCAACGACTACATCCAATTCTTCTGGTCTTGTAATAAAGTAAGCAGCCAGTGCATCAATATGATAAATATCAGTCTTGATGTTCGGATGATGCATGCCGATTTCTCTGACGATTTCATCCCAGAAAGGCATCGAGTGATTTATACCATTCGATTTTGTTGCTGCCGTCAGCCTTCTCTTAGGTCTTTTTTCAGCAAGCGAATAGGCATATTTGATGACTCTTTCGCTTCCATATCTCGTAAAAACATTATTTTGTACCGCCAGCTCAAAAGGAGTATTCTCGTGAAGGCGCCCTCCCATGTTGGAGTATTCCCCTTCAGTATTTTCACGGACTACAACAAAATTCAAATCATCATGAGCTTTATACCGGAGGGGACTGTTCAAACCTCTTAATAGTTTAATAGGCCTCAAATTGATATACTGCTGAAAGGCCCTGCGAATGGGCAAGATCAGTTCCCATACTGAAATGTGATCAGGCACAGTTGGAGCACCAATTGCTCCAAGCAGAATGACATCGTAATCCCGCAGAATGTCCAAGCCATTTTCCGGCATCATCTTTCCATGTTTTAAGTAGTAATCACAATTCCAATCAAATGTGTCTATTGAGAAATGAATTCCTCCGTGGATTTCCTCAATTCTCTTTAATGTTTTCAATCCTTCTACCATGACTTCCGGTCCAATTCCATCTCCAGGTATGGCAGCTATTGAGAAATGTTGCAAGCTATCACCTCTTTTTGTTCTGTTAATAGATTATTAATGCAAGTTCCATGCCAATTCTGTTAATTTAAAATATTCTGAATTATAAAGACGTTATAAGGTATAAAAATTCTGAGCAACTATTATTTATGTTTCATTTTGCATCATGTGTTTCAGATTAAAACACTAAAGCTTATATTCTTTGATTTTCCGCCAAAGGGTTGATCGATCAATTCCAAGTGATTTTGCTGCTTCTGACTTACTTTCATATTGCTTAAGCGCAACTTGAATTAAATCTTTTTCTTTTCCTTTAATGGTTGCATTGCCAGCAGGTATGTGGGATTTGTTTATTCTAAGTTTAGGATAAAAAAACGAGGCATCTTTTGCAGATATGACTGAATCTTGTTGAAGCAAGACAATTCGTTCCAAGACATTTCTTAACTCACGGATATTTCCCGGCCAGTGATACTCTTGTAATACTGAAAAAAAGTCTTCATCAATCTTTTCAATTTGTTTGCGATGCTGTTCATTGAATTGCTGGATAAAATGGCGGGTAAGGAGGGGAATATCCGCAAGTCTTGTGCGCAATGGCGGCAAATCAAGTGACAGCACATTTAAACGATAGTATAAATCATTTCTAAATCGCTTATTTCCAATTTCGGATTCAATGTTTGTATTGGTTGCTGCGATAATACGGACATTCACGGGTATAGTACGTTTGCCTCCAATCCTTCGAATTGATCTCTCCTGTAAAACTCTTAATAAGTGCGCCTGAATTTGCAATGGCATTTCACCGATTTCATCCAAAAATAAAGTTCCGCCATGCGCCAATTCAAATAGTCCTTGTTTTCCTCCTTTTCTTGCTCCAGTAAAACTTCCTTCTTCATAGCCAAATAGTTCACTCTCCAGTAAACTTTCAGGAAATGCGGCACAATTAACTGCAACAAAAGGTCCGATTGCTCTGGTGCTTTGTAAATGAATTCCCTGGGCAAATAATTCTTTTCCTGTTCCAGACTCCCCTGTAATTAATACCGTAGCGTCCGTTTTCGCAAAAACCTTTGCCTGTTCCTTTACTTCACAGATTTTTTTCGCTTCCCCTACAATGTCATTAAGCGTATATTTAGCCTCCAGCCCATTCTCATGCAGCTTTTTCCTTAACTTCATTTCCAGCCTTTGCAGGTCTGTAATCTCTTTAAAATTGGATACTGCTCCTACAACAGTGTTATTAAGAATAACAGGATACCGATTAATCATGAATTGCCGGTCCTGAATTTTGGCTACATCCCCTATTTCCTTCTTACCTGTTTGCAGAACTCTCAGCATATCTGAATTTGGGATATAATCTGCAATATTTCGGCCAATAACTTCTGCTTCCAAACCCAGAAATACTTTCGCATTATTATTGGTCAACGTGATTTTCCCTTGCCGATCAACTGCGATTAATCCATCATGTGCAGAATCTACAATAGCCTGCACTTGATATTTTTCTTTAAACATCTCTTTTGTAACATCGATTAATTGGATGGCCTGACGAATAGCGGAAATAACCGTATCCATTGAAGGCTGAACAAAAAAGAGATGTTCTTTTGCTTGTTGTGCAAATGAAAGGTTATTTTCCCAAGAAGGTACAAGAATGGTTGTGTTTTTCTTTGCGTTGCCGAAATGAACCTGTTCCCTGCTGCAAATTTCATAACGATTTTGATACTTAAGATGATTTTCAATGTCTAACCACTTTTTTTCTTCTTCTGAGACCATAATAAGGGGATTTTTATCATTAAGATCATGGTCCTCTATTGTTTTTTCGAAATCATTTAAGTGAATGGAAAGTGAAACAATTGGAATGGAAAGTGAGTGAACCTCGTTTACATAAGTTAAGGGCGTAATTAGAACAAATGGGTTCATCATATGATCTATAACTGTTTTTTTTGAATGGAAGCAGGAAGGCTTATGACCGTGTTCACTTAAAATCTGAGTGACGATTGCTTCTAGTGATTTATTCAATTTATACAATGCGATCAATTTCTCCACTCTCCTTTCTTTTTTATAATTTATCATATTAATACATAAAAAAAGAGCCCAATTCTCATGAACTTATCAACAAAACATATTATTCTATCCTACATGAATGCACTGGTGGAGCATGACAACTTTCACGTTCAGCAAATTCTTTGCTTTTTAAATGAAAAGAGGCAATAAAAGGGAGCATTTATTGCTCTCTTTTATTATTTAGAAGTTTCTTATCTGGCGTTTATCTCCCTTACCAATACTCCAATAGCGTCCTTCTTCTCAAGTGATGTCATTTTCTCCTTTATTGCATCTCTTCTTCTCTTTAAATCAGCAAGATGTATAACCAATGTATCCACTGATAAATTTTCTTCCTCAAGCATCACGGCATATCCTTTTTCCTGAAACGATCTCCCGTTTAATATCTGATCTCCCCTGCTTTGATTTTTCGTAAGAGGAATAATGAGCATAGGGATTTTTAATGCAAGGAATTCGAAGATGGAATTCGAGCCTCCTCTAGTAATGACAAATTCCGTTGCTGCCAAATAATGAGGCAGCTCGTCATGAACATATTCGAATTGTTTGTAGTCCTTCAAATTTGCATAGTTCTCATCAACATTGCCTTTTCCGCATAAATGAATAATCTGATAATCTTTCAGCAGCGGCAATGCAGCTCTAATAGTCTCGTTGATTTTTTTTGCCCCCAGGCTGCCGCCCATCACTGTTAATACCGGACGTTTGCGGTCAAAGCCGAGCAGCTCCGTTCCTTTGTATGGAGATCCTTTTAAGATCCCTCTGCGAATCGGTGATCCGATAGCAGCCGTTTTATCTTTTGGAAAATAGTTTAGCGTTTCTTCAAATGAAGTAAATATTTTTGTAGCGAAGCGCTGTGCAATTTTATTGGCAAGTCCAGGAGTCATATCGCTTTCATGAATCAGAACAGGAATGTTCAGTGATTTTGCTGCAATAATGACCGGTACGGAAACAAAACCGCCTTTTGAGAAAACCAAAGCAGGCTTCAGTTTTCTTAGTACTTTCCTTGCATCCATGCAGCCTTTTAACACACGAAAACTGTCAGCCACGTTTTCAAAATCGAGATACCTTCTCAGCTTTCCGCTAGAAATTCCATGATAGGGAATAGAGATTTTCTCAATCAGTTCCTTTTCAATCCCTTTTTTAGAACCTATATATTGGACGTCCCAGACGTTTTTATCAAGCTCATCTATAATCGCGATATTTGGCGTGACATGCCCTGCTGAACCGCCTCCTGTAAAAACGATCGTTTTTTTCATATGAAATGGCCTCCTTTTAAATTCTGAACTGCGAAAGAAATGCTAAAAATTCTTTTTGCTTTTTATGAGTGTATTTCATGATGGCATATGTATGAGCTTCGGGCAATGGAATAGAGGGACAATCGACCTCCAGCAGTCTTCCTTCAAGCATTTCTCTCCTTACAGTTGAAGCTGGAAGAAACGAAACACCAAGTCCTTCGACAATAAACCGTTTCGTAATGTGAATTTGGGAGACCTCCATCATTCGAATGCCGGGATAGTTTGTTTTTACAGCTCTGCACAGGGAATCCCAGTATACAGGATGATTATGAGTGAGAAGGTAATTTGATGTTAAAACCTCTTCCTCATTAAGAGGGAGTGCACTTTCAGAATCCATACCATCGTGCGGGGCGACAAGTAATACCTTATCTTTGTACAGAAGCTGACAGTTTAAATCTGGATGCGTGCTTTCTGAACAGGACAAACCCAGATCCACCTTTTCATTCAGCACCGCCTTTTCAATCTCGCTTGATTCAATAATTTTAACGGAAATTTCTACCTCAGGAAACTGGTTGCAGTATTTTTTAAGTACATAAGGAAGAATCGTGTCCGCAATCAGCGGGGAAATAGCCAGGGTAAACTGCGATGTAAACCCCTGCTGAAAGGATTGAAGCTTTACTAGCCCATTCTGATAAACTGAAAGAAGCTCCTTTGCATGCTTCAAATAAATCCTTCCCTCTTCTGTCAGCTTAATTCTCCGGCCATCTCGCTCAAATAAGGAAACCCCGAGCTCTTTTTCAAGCAGTTTGATATGAACGGAAACAGTTGGCTGGGAAATGTAGAGAAGCTCAGCTGTTCTTCTGAAATTTTCGCATTCTGCAGCAGTCACAAATGTTTGGAGCCAAGTGAATTCCATATTCATTCTCCTAATTAAGATTCTTAATCAAATGATTTATATATTTTTAATTTTCTTAATACTTATTATTTTATAAAATAAACAGTACAAAGGAAAGGAGAGATTTTCATGGTTATCAAAGGATTAAAAGGCGTTGCAGCTGCTGAAACAGCAATCAGCCATATTGACGGGGTAAATGGCCGATTGATTTACAGAGGACTTGATATAGGGGAATTGACGAAAAATCATTCGTTCGAAGAAGTTTCGTATTTACTTTGGCATGGAGAATGGCCAGACTCTCGCCAGCTCCTTCACCTGAAAAAAGAACTGAAGAAACATCGCGAGCTTCCTGAGTATTTAGAAAATCTGCTAATCAGTCTCCCGGCTGAGATGGATTTTATGAGCGTTTTGAGAACAGCGGTTTCAGCAGCTGGTCCTTCAAATAAAGATAAGCCCTCTTATTCAGACAGCATCCGGTTAACGGCTATGATGCCGACAATCATCGCATGCAGAAAAAGCCATTTAGAAGGCAGGCCCTTTGTCCGCCCTTCAGCAGAGCTTGATCATGTTGAAAATTATCTTTATATGCTTAATGGAGAAAAGCCTGCGGAATCCAAGCGTAAGGCTCTGGAAACCTATATGATTTTAACTCTAGAGCATGGAATGAATGCTTCTACATTCTCGGCCAGAGTTACTGTCTCTACCGAGTCTGACATCTATTCAGCGGTGACCTCCGCTATTGGCACGATGAAAGGTCCGCTTCATGGAGGAGCACCCTCTGAAGTTATTGCCTTTTTAGATGAAGCGGCCAAAAGCGGTAATTTTGAAAAACTGATTCGGGAGAAAATAAATCGCGGGGAACGATTAATGGGGTTTGGCCATCGCGTATATAAAACGCATGACCCAAGAGCTTTGGCACTGAAATCAGTTTTACTTGAGATTGCAGGTAAGGATGAATGGCTTGGTCTTTCCCTAGAGGTGGAAACGGCTGCTGTCAGCCTGCTTCAAGAGCTGAAACCGGGAAGAGCATTATACACAAATGTTGAATTTTATGCTGCAGCCATTATGAAATCTATTCAAATGGAATCAGAGCTTTTCACCCCGACTTTTACAGCAAGCAGAGTTGTCGGCTGGACGGCTCATGTCCTGGAGCAGTCTGAAAATAATACGATTTTCAGACCGGAGTCTCACTATATTGGGAGAAT contains these protein-coding regions:
- a CDS encoding SDR family oxidoreductase, encoding MTARLLEAKTAIITGAGSGMGKAAAKLFAAQGANVVLSDINKDAADQTAKEIDRIGHVKTVHTDVGDDESVQNLVKEAFNEFEDIDVLINCAGVPQFFTPIEEMSLSEWDKIMSVNLNSIFLTTRHLVPIMKRKEKGSIINIASIAGIRARPGLNAYCASKGAAIMLTKALALELAPFKIRVNAINPGPAETPMLERFLPGDSLKVEEDKKKIFLDSVPLGTLIQPEDIAQAALYLASDLARAVTGEIMNVDGGRGV
- a CDS encoding aldehyde dehydrogenase family protein, whose protein sequence is MNHKNFHLYINGEQIYTVHHIPVYHKYTGEVIASISKAEKQHVNQAVSAAEKIFKSDKLTAYQRSNILSKAADLMEQRREDFEISLVREVGKTRKDATGELDRTINTIRLSAEEAKRIAGEMIPLQATEGSDNRLGFTIRVPKGVIGVITPFNYPLLLGVHKIAPALAAGNTIVIKPATSTPLATFQLVELLEEAGLPKGYVNIITGAGSEVGEWLLEDERIAMYTFTGSGEVGKHIKERSGLRPVALELGNNSPNIVHHDADLNLAAKLTASRSFHNAGQACIAVQRLYVHQSVLKEFTENYLSHVQQLIVGDPEKTETDVGPMISEKDAIRSEEWVREAMEQGAQSLLPLKREGAILYPVVLVDTNPAMKVVCKEVFAPIVCIIPYQDIEEAFHSANQSEYGLQAGIFTRDLQLAMRAAKVLEYGGVIINDVSTYRNDVMPYGGVKNSGLGKEGPYYAIQEMTDERMVVMNL
- a CDS encoding tartrate dehydrogenase: MQHFSIAAIPGDGIGPEVMVEGLKTLKRIEEIHGGIHFSIDTFDWNCDYYLKHGKMMPENGLDILRDYDVILLGAIGAPTVPDHISVWELILPIRRAFQQYINLRPIKLLRGLNSPLRYKAHDDLNFVVVRENTEGEYSNMGGRLHENTPFELAVQNNVFTRYGSERVIKYAYSLAEKRPKRRLTAATKSNGINHSMPFWDEIVREIGMHHPNIKTDIYHIDALAAYFITRPEELDVVVGSNLFGDILTDLGAAIVGGLGLAPSGNINPEKNYPSMFEPIHGSAPDIAGKGIANPIAQIWSISLMMEHLGFSDIGDLIVSSIEEVLLEQKVSTPDLGGKNSTSEFGEAIHQQMTKMSMNSI
- a CDS encoding sigma 54-interacting transcriptional regulator; amino-acid sequence: MEKLIALYKLNKSLEAIVTQILSEHGHKPSCFHSKKTVIDHMMNPFVLITPLTYVNEVHSLSIPIVSLSIHLNDFEKTIEDHDLNDKNPLIMVSEEEKKWLDIENHLKYQNRYEICSREQVHFGNAKKNTTILVPSWENNLSFAQQAKEHLFFVQPSMDTVISAIRQAIQLIDVTKEMFKEKYQVQAIVDSAHDGLIAVDRQGKITLTNNNAKVFLGLEAEVIGRNIADYIPNSDMLRVLQTGKKEIGDVAKIQDRQFMINRYPVILNNTVVGAVSNFKEITDLQRLEMKLRKKLHENGLEAKYTLNDIVGEAKKICEVKEQAKVFAKTDATVLITGESGTGKELFAQGIHLQSTRAIGPFVAVNCAAFPESLLESELFGYEEGSFTGARKGGKQGLFELAHGGTLFLDEIGEMPLQIQAHLLRVLQERSIRRIGGKRTIPVNVRIIAATNTNIESEIGNKRFRNDLYYRLNVLSLDLPPLRTRLADIPLLTRHFIQQFNEQHRKQIEKIDEDFFSVLQEYHWPGNIRELRNVLERIVLLQQDSVISAKDASFFYPKLRINKSHIPAGNATIKGKEKDLIQVALKQYESKSEAAKSLGIDRSTLWRKIKEYKL
- a CDS encoding undecaprenyldiphospho-muramoylpentapeptide beta-N-acetylglucosaminyltransferase — protein: MKKTIVFTGGGSAGHVTPNIAIIDELDKNVWDVQYIGSKKGIEKELIEKISIPYHGISSGKLRRYLDFENVADSFRVLKGCMDARKVLRKLKPALVFSKGGFVSVPVIIAAKSLNIPVLIHESDMTPGLANKIAQRFATKIFTSFEETLNYFPKDKTAAIGSPIRRGILKGSPYKGTELLGFDRKRPVLTVMGGSLGAKKINETIRAALPLLKDYQIIHLCGKGNVDENYANLKDYKQFEYVHDELPHYLAATEFVITRGGSNSIFEFLALKIPMLIIPLTKNQSRGDQILNGRSFQEKGYAVMLEEENLSVDTLVIHLADLKRRRDAIKEKMTSLEKKDAIGVLVREINAR